Within Sorangiineae bacterium MSr11367, the genomic segment GTCGATGGTCAAGCTGGTGTGCCTTCTCGTGGTCGGCGCCTTTGCCGTGCACCACGCGTTCGGCGATGTGGCCGGCCTCGGCGCGTACGTGAAGCAGAACCCGCACCTCGAGGAGGCATTGCGCGAGCCGTTGCGCTCGGGGGGAAGCTTCTCCACCTTGCTCCTCGCGTCGACGGCGGCGGCCTTTTTGATGCCTCGGCAATATGAAATCGCCTTCGGCCGTGGGACCACCGCACGGGATCTGCGGGTGGCCGGCTTCGTCTTCCCGTTGTTCCTTCTGGTGCTCACCTTGCCGACAGTGCCCATCTTGTTCGCGGGGCGCGTGCTCGAGGTAGGGACGGATGCGGATTACTACGCGCTGGGCATTCCCCTTTCGCGGGGCGCGCCCTTCGTGTCGCTACTGACCTTCCTCGGCGGCGTGTCGGCGGCCAGCGCCATGATCAGCGTCACCGTGCTGGCGCTGTCGCGCATGGTCGTCACCCACCTGGTGCTCCCGCTGAAGCTGGGCATCCTCGGCGAGAATGCCTACGACCGCGTGCGCTGGTTGCAGCGCACCGTGATGGCGTTGCTCATCTTCTCCGGGTACGGCTTCTTCGAGGCGCGCGGGCGCGACGGGCTTCTCGTGCTCGCGGGCATCTCGTCCTTCGTGGCGCTTGCGCAATTCGTTCCGGGGCTCCTCGGCGCGCTGTTTTGGCCCCGCGCCAGCGGCCGTGCCTTCCTGGTGGGGCTCGCCCTGGGCTTCCTCGTGTGGCTCGTCACCTCCGTGGGGCCGCTGCTCTTGCCGGTGGAACTTCGCGGATCGTGGCCTTCGCTGGGAGCGCTCTTCGGCGTGCCGGAGCATGACACGTGGTCGCTGCCGCTCTTCGCCGCGACATTGCTCAACACCGGGGCATTCGTGGTGGGCTCGCTGGTGTTCGGCCCTCGCCCGCGCGAGCTCGAAGGCGCCGCGCAGTGCGCGATGGACCCCGATGCACCCCGTGCGGAGCGCGTGGTGGTGACCTCGGTGCATGCCTTCAGCGAACGGCTCGCGCCGGTGCTGGGTGAAAAGGTCGCCGAGCTCGAGGTGCGGCGCGCGCTGTCCGAGGTGGGCGCGGTCGATGCGGCGCGGGTGCGTGGGCGCGTGGAGCGCAATTTGTCGAGCCTCGTGGGCCCGGTGCTCGCGCGCATGATCGTGAATACCCATTTGCGCACGGAGCCGCTCTTGGACGCCACGCTCGCGGGCGCGCTCAAATCGGCGAAGAACGAGGCCGATCGCGTGCGATTTTACCTGATGTCCGTGCTCGAGGAGCTGCCGCTGGGCGTGTGTGCCCTGGGGCCCGAGGGCGGCATCATCCTGTGGAACCGCGCGCTGGAGCACATCGTGGGCACGCCGGCAATGTCGGTCATCGGCTCGCCCGTGCAGGTGCTCGATCCCGCGTGGGCGGCGGTGTTTACGATTCCGCCCGACGCGTTGAGTGCGGCGAGCCGGGAGCATCGCATCCACGCGGGCTCACGCGTTCACGTGGTGCGCGTGCACCGCACGCCGCTGCCCAGTGCCGTGTTCCATGACGACGACGGGGAAGGGGGTGGCGGTGCCGTGTTTCTCGTGGAGGACTACACCGAGCAAGTCGTGCTCACCGCGCAAGTGGCGCATCAGGATCGCCTCGCGTCGATCGGGCGGCTCGCCGCGGGTGTGGCGCACGAAATTGGCAACCCCACGACCGCCATCGCCTGCCTGGCCGAGAACATCGCGCAACTTCCCGCGGATCGGCCCGACGAGCGGGCCGCCGCGATCCTCGAGCAAACGCGGCGCATCGATGCCATCGTGCGCAACCTTTTGGGCTTCACGCGCACGGGGGCGGGGGCCGATGGACTGCCGTCGGCGGCGCCACGCGTGGCCGTGGGCAGTTTGCCGGTGGCACCGTTGGTGGACGAGGCCATCACCTTGACGCGCATGGGGCGCGGCCGGAGCGGCCTGCGTTTCGAGAATTTGTGCGATGCCAGCCTGGAGGTGCTCGCCGATCGGCAGCAGCTGGTGCAGGTGATGGTGAACCTGCTGACCAACGCGAGCGATGCTTCGCTCGAGGGCGGGCTCGTGGTCGTGGATGCACAGCCGCAGGACGACAGCGTCGTTCTTTGCGTCGCCGACACGGGGACGGGCATTCACCCCGACATCGTGGGCCGGGTCGCGGAGCCGTTCTTCACCACGAAGGACGGTGCGGCCGGTGCCGGGCTCGGGCTTTCCGTGGTCTTCGCCATCGTGCGCGAGCATGGAGGCGACGTGACCTTGGAAACGGAATACGGTGTGGGGACGCGCGTGATGGTTCGCTGGCCCCGCGCGCGACGAGAGCGCGAGAGCTACGAGAGCGGACGAGACATGGTGAACGTGTGAAGCGATTGCTCCTGGTCGAAGACGAAGTGGTCATTCGTTCCGAGCTGTGCCGATTTCTGTCGCGGCACGGTTACGACGTCGCCGAGGCGGGATCGGCGGAGGAGGCCCTGGAGCGCGCGGATCTCGCGGACGTGCAGTTGATCGTCGCGGAC encodes:
- a CDS encoding ATP-binding protein; the protein is MHLSFALVCAASAAYLVVLLVLVIAARRVASLRRLANSPYSYAISLGVYASTWTYYGSVGFSAERGLVFLAVYLGPVVACLLVPLLWEPVRRIQTAYQLGSLADFFAFRFRSQSVGVVATLVLVVASVPYLGQQVIAVTDSLCVATGHDPSPSYALAFCAAMTLFTALFSAHQGPKEERQEGLILAIGVESMVKLVCLLVVGAFAVHHAFGDVAGLGAYVKQNPHLEEALREPLRSGGSFSTLLLASTAAAFLMPRQYEIAFGRGTTARDLRVAGFVFPLFLLVLTLPTVPILFAGRVLEVGTDADYYALGIPLSRGAPFVSLLTFLGGVSAASAMISVTVLALSRMVVTHLVLPLKLGILGENAYDRVRWLQRTVMALLIFSGYGFFEARGRDGLLVLAGISSFVALAQFVPGLLGALFWPRASGRAFLVGLALGFLVWLVTSVGPLLLPVELRGSWPSLGALFGVPEHDTWSLPLFAATLLNTGAFVVGSLVFGPRPRELEGAAQCAMDPDAPRAERVVVTSVHAFSERLAPVLGEKVAELEVRRALSEVGAVDAARVRGRVERNLSSLVGPVLARMIVNTHLRTEPLLDATLAGALKSAKNEADRVRFYLMSVLEELPLGVCALGPEGGIILWNRALEHIVGTPAMSVIGSPVQVLDPAWAAVFTIPPDALSAASREHRIHAGSRVHVVRVHRTPLPSAVFHDDDGEGGGGAVFLVEDYTEQVVLTAQVAHQDRLASIGRLAAGVAHEIGNPTTAIACLAENIAQLPADRPDERAAAILEQTRRIDAIVRNLLGFTRTGAGADGLPSAAPRVAVGSLPVAPLVDEAITLTRMGRGRSGLRFENLCDASLEVLADRQQLVQVMVNLLTNASDASLEGGLVVVDAQPQDDSVVLCVADTGTGIHPDIVGRVAEPFFTTKDGAAGAGLGLSVVFAIVREHGGDVTLETEYGVGTRVMVRWPRARRERESYESGRDMVNV